The following is a genomic window from Sphingorhabdus sp. Alg231-15.
CGCGATGGAACATGTTGTTGGTCCGCAAAAATCGATAATGTCGGTTTGCATCGGTCCCCATGACGATATGGAGCAGCGCCGCGATGAAATTGCGGATTGCATCAAGAAAGTACAAAACGGAAAGGGCGTCATAGTGCTTACCGACCTGTTCGGTGGCACGCCTTCCAATCTTGCCATTTCCCTTATGGACAAGGGTGATGTCGAGGTTATCGCCGGTGTGAACCTGCCGATGCTCATCCGGCTCGATGGCGCCCGAAAATGCATGGATGTTTCCGACGCTGTTGCCGCCGCGAAAGAAGCCGGTCAAAAATATATCAGTGTCGCGTCTGAAATTCTTGGAAGCGATGCGTGAGCGAGCATCGCAAAACCGTCGCCATCACTAACAATCGCGGGCTCCACGCCAGGGCCAGTGCAAAATTTGTTACCTATGTCAGCAAACTGCCCGAGGGCTTGTCGGTAAAAGTCGGCAAGGACGGCACCGAAGTCACCGGCACATCGATCATGGGTCTGATGATGCTGGGTGCTGCCAAAGGCGACAGCGTCGAGATTATTGTCCAAGGCGATCAGGCCGAAAGCGCGCTGGAAAAACTAGCCGGTCTGGTTGTCGACGGCTTTGGCGAGGACTGATATCCGTGCCCTCCCCTGAACGCCGCCAGATTACCGGTTTTTCCAACCCAACGATAAAGCGGTTGAAAAGCCTGCGTGAAAAGAAACATCGCAAGCGCGAAGGTCATTTTCTGGCCGAAGGGTTGCGCATCCTGACCGAGGCGCTGGATGCCGGTAAAACGCCGAAATTGCTGGTGGTCGTGGAAGATACGGAACTGCATCCGCTCGCGCAGAAAATTGAACAGGCGACTTTCGATGCCGGTGGCGAAGTGATTGAAACCAGCGAAGCCATTATTGCGAAGCTATCGGGTAAATCCAACCCGCAATCGATTATCGGCATTTATGAAGATCATCCGACCCCGCTCGAAGATCTCGACCGCAATGCAGCGCCAATCTGGCTGGTTGCCCAGGCGCTTCGCGATCCTGGCAATCTTGGCACGATATTGCGTACCGGTGATGCTGTCGGTGCCGGCGGTTTGATATTGATTGACGATTGTGTGGATCCGTTCTCGGTGGAGGCAGTCCGAGCCAGCATGGGCGCTATTTTCACGCAGAATATTGCCCAAGCGCCATGGCTGCATTTTGTTGAATGGTTGCGCTCCGGCGCCGGACAGCTGGTCGGAACCAGCCTGAATACCGACAAAGACTATCAGGCCGTGCGCTATGAGCAGCCCACTTTCCTCTTGATCGGAAATGAAGCGCAAGGATTGCCGCAAGACTATGAGGCTGCCTGTGACGTGCTGGTCAAAATGCCAATGATGGGCAAAGCCGACAGCCTGAACGCCGCGATTGCCAGCGCTGTTATGGCCTATGAAGTCCTCAACCAACGCCGCCATTAATCGCCAGTTGGCAATATGGATCAATATGCTACTCTGCTCTGGGGAGAGAGTATCATGAAAAATATACTATTGATTATGCCAGTCCTGCCGCTGTTCCTGGTGGCTTGCGGTGAAGGTGCGCAAGAACAACCTGCTGCGGAAGAAAAACTGACGGAATATAAGGCTATTGGCACGGAGCCGGGCTGGACGGTGGACATCAAAGGTGATCAGATCGTCTACACTTCACAGGAGGCCTCCAACGACTTCAGCCTTCCGGTCCAACGGATGAAGAAGACGGCAACCGGCTGGGAAGTGAAAGGTTTTAGCGATCAGCATAATATCACCCTGACCATCACATCCGGCGAAGAATGCAATGATGGCATGAGCGACCGAGTATATGCGGATACCGTACGGACCGCAGTCAGCAACAGAGGGTATCTTGATGGTTGTGGCGGCGAGATACTATCTGACCCGGAAGCATCTTGAAGAACAGCTTCGACGGAGACTTTTAGCGTAACATTGACGGGGGCGGCTATTCCGCTGCCTCGTCTTTTACATCCCGGTCATCTTCGATCAATGCGGCTTCCACATCGTTGGAATAGCGCGGTAAAGCCTCTATTTCCGCGACCGGGTCGAGATCCTTTTTACCGGTCTCAATGCTGAGCTCGGCAAACTTTCGACCGGTGGCCATGACGTTGCGTTCAAAGCTTCCGACAAATTTATTATAATTGCCAACTGCGCTGCCGAGGCCTGACCCCACGCGTTTCAGATGCTCTCCCGCGACGGCAAGGCGGTCGTACATTTCCTTGCCCAATTGCCCGATCTGCTTGGCTTCTGCGGCCATCTTTTCCTGCCGCCAGACGCCCGCTACCGTGCGTGCTATCGCGACCAGATTGGTCGGAGTAGCGAGCAGAACCTTCTTCTCGAAAGCATGGTCCCAAAGTGTTGGTTCATGCTCGAGTGCCGCGGAGAGAAAATGCTCCCCCGGAACGAACATGATCACATAATCGGGCGCATCTTCAAACTGATCCCAATAGGCCTTTTTCGACAAGCCATCGATATGCGTTTTCATCGAACCACAATGGCGCGCCATGGCAAAGCTGCGCGCGTCTTCATCTTCCGCTTCAAACGCATCCTGATAATCGTTGAGCGAGACTTTCGCATCGATCACCAGTTTTCGTCCACCCGGCACGCTGATCACCGCATCGGGACGCAAACGGCCCTCATCCGTATCAATGCTCTGCTCGGTCACAAAATCGGTATGTTCCGACAGACCGCAGGTTTCGAGAACATTTTTCAGCTGCTG
Proteins encoded in this region:
- a CDS encoding PTS sugar transporter subunit IIA, with the protein product MIGLVLVTHGRLAVEFITAMEHVVGPQKSIMSVCIGPHDDMEQRRDEIADCIKKVQNGKGVIVLTDLFGGTPSNLAISLMDKGDVEVIAGVNLPMLIRLDGARKCMDVSDAVAAAKEAGQKYISVASEILGSDA
- a CDS encoding HPr family phosphocarrier protein, giving the protein MSEHRKTVAITNNRGLHARASAKFVTYVSKLPEGLSVKVGKDGTEVTGTSIMGLMMLGAAKGDSVEIIVQGDQAESALEKLAGLVVDGFGED
- a CDS encoding TrmH family RNA methyltransferase, translated to MPSPERRQITGFSNPTIKRLKSLREKKHRKREGHFLAEGLRILTEALDAGKTPKLLVVVEDTELHPLAQKIEQATFDAGGEVIETSEAIIAKLSGKSNPQSIIGIYEDHPTPLEDLDRNAAPIWLVAQALRDPGNLGTILRTGDAVGAGGLILIDDCVDPFSVEAVRASMGAIFTQNIAQAPWLHFVEWLRSGAGQLVGTSLNTDKDYQAVRYEQPTFLLIGNEAQGLPQDYEAACDVLVKMPMMGKADSLNAAIASAVMAYEVLNQRRH
- a CDS encoding DNA recombination protein RmuC, which codes for MDALVALLIAIFTLIIGLCAGWFVGTRTAAASSKAAEETATSLRSMLDGVQAERDTARSERDSIREDRDAAKQSLASLEADARNHEKQLQQLVEAKESLSAQFSEVGAKMLETAQRQFLERADQRFDQANEKGGEKIAKLLQPVHQRLATYEESIKMIEKERTESYAGISATIEQVRQGQDRVQQEAARLVNSLRNAPKSRGRWGEQQLKNVLETCGLSEHTDFVTEQSIDTDEGRLRPDAVISVPGGRKLVIDAKVSLNDYQDAFEAEDEDARSFAMARHCGSMKTHIDGLSKKAYWDQFEDAPDYVIMFVPGEHFLSAALEHEPTLWDHAFEKKVLLATPTNLVAIARTVAGVWRQEKMAAEAKQIGQLGKEMYDRLAVAGEHLKRVGSGLGSAVGNYNKFVGSFERNVMATGRKFAELSIETGKKDLDPVAEIEALPRYSNDVEAALIEDDRDVKDEAAE